The following proteins come from a genomic window of Nitrospira sp.:
- a CDS encoding NADH-ubiquinone oxidoreductase chain G, producing MADTATQTVRITIDGMTVNVPKGTLVIEAARRVGVMIPHFCYHPKLKPDANCRMCLVEIEKMPKLQTACSTPVDEGMSVRTATTVVDDAHKSVLEFILANHPLDCPVCDQGGKCDLQDFSHQYTATSRFVETKRIFQKEYFSPLIETQMNRCVQCLRCVRYCDEVMDVKALAPVGRGTMTEIKYFGSHPLECEFCGGCVQICPVGAITSRLSMYEYRPWMLKRAETICGYCGDGCQMTVQTKEQELIEVNSAHGAGRNNGDLCARGFFGFHAAGDPHRLTHPLIRRDGVLVQATWEEALEYVAGRVGEIKAAHGGQSFGGLISGRCTNEELYLFQKFLRVAVGTNHIDSSARYGHVNGLHAMQLVQGTHRWTVTFDDILDADVLILVGTNITETNPITGLKVKEAVKKRRATLITIESLEPVVDTMSNIANLSHHHFRIPTGDTPNAILGLVKAVVEQNLIQPDLAQRYPAYLNSITSALRQISWQDLQAATGIEPDAFVRAAKVAAGGRRVVILAGQLLLRSEHGYNGCLTLLDLLLLTGKLDGPGCGFAPLAEENNDQGAVEMGTVTEFLPGARPIASSTDRERIEKQWKAELPTDRGVSLIGMLDRANAGSLKAMFIVGENPVGSLPATIQAEKSLRNLDFLVCQELFLTETAALAHVVLPAASSLEKHGTFTNTEGHVQAVRPAIEPIGESRPDWEVFSALSILLDSPMEYAESKEILKEIRSLIPGYGSLGPAPLPPKVDRSAVDRYLLAGYQRDLAARYRPIPRTSRPDGTVRLELAQSLFHSGKLSTRSKGLLQVEGSGRLRISPLDAARFALSDGDRVRLSSTSGEMTTEVKIMERVPQGTAWFPYHFGQAAVRLFECVIDPITHVPAFRPATVSIMKVA from the coding sequence ATGGCCGACACAGCAACACAAACCGTGCGCATCACGATCGACGGAATGACGGTCAACGTCCCGAAAGGGACATTAGTAATCGAAGCGGCTCGTCGCGTCGGTGTCATGATCCCGCATTTCTGCTATCACCCGAAACTCAAGCCGGACGCCAATTGTCGTATGTGCTTGGTCGAAATTGAAAAAATGCCCAAGCTTCAAACGGCTTGCAGCACACCGGTCGACGAAGGAATGAGCGTACGCACCGCCACCACCGTGGTCGACGACGCCCATAAATCGGTGCTCGAGTTCATTCTGGCCAATCATCCGCTGGACTGTCCGGTCTGTGATCAAGGGGGAAAGTGCGACCTTCAAGACTTTTCGCACCAGTACACCGCGACCAGCCGATTCGTTGAAACCAAGCGCATATTCCAAAAGGAGTATTTCAGTCCGCTCATCGAAACGCAGATGAATCGCTGCGTGCAGTGCCTCCGTTGTGTCCGATACTGCGATGAAGTGATGGACGTCAAGGCGTTGGCGCCGGTCGGTCGCGGCACCATGACGGAAATCAAGTACTTCGGCTCTCATCCGCTCGAGTGTGAGTTCTGCGGGGGCTGCGTTCAGATCTGTCCCGTCGGAGCAATTACCAGCCGACTGTCCATGTACGAGTACCGGCCATGGATGCTGAAGCGAGCCGAGACCATTTGCGGCTACTGCGGAGATGGGTGTCAGATGACCGTGCAGACGAAGGAGCAGGAACTCATCGAAGTGAACTCGGCGCATGGAGCGGGGCGCAACAATGGCGACCTCTGCGCTCGGGGGTTTTTTGGATTCCATGCCGCAGGCGACCCTCATCGCCTGACCCATCCGCTCATTCGGCGCGACGGCGTGCTGGTGCAGGCGACCTGGGAAGAAGCCCTGGAATACGTCGCCGGCCGCGTCGGCGAGATTAAAGCCGCCCACGGAGGACAGAGTTTCGGAGGATTGATTTCGGGCCGTTGCACCAACGAGGAACTGTACCTGTTTCAGAAATTTCTCCGCGTGGCCGTCGGCACCAACCATATCGACAGCAGCGCGCGCTATGGCCATGTCAACGGTCTGCATGCCATGCAACTCGTACAGGGAACGCATCGGTGGACCGTCACCTTCGACGACATCCTGGATGCGGACGTCCTCATTCTCGTCGGCACGAACATTACCGAGACGAATCCCATCACGGGCCTCAAAGTCAAAGAAGCGGTGAAGAAACGCCGGGCGACGCTGATCACCATCGAGTCGTTGGAGCCGGTCGTCGACACGATGAGCAATATCGCCAATCTCTCGCACCATCATTTCCGTATTCCGACCGGCGACACACCCAATGCCATCCTCGGTTTGGTGAAGGCCGTCGTAGAACAGAATCTGATACAGCCGGACCTCGCGCAACGATATCCGGCGTATCTCAACTCCATTACGAGCGCGTTGCGACAGATTTCTTGGCAGGACCTACAGGCGGCGACCGGAATCGAACCGGATGCTTTTGTGAGGGCGGCCAAGGTGGCTGCGGGAGGACGTCGGGTCGTTATCTTGGCCGGACAGCTCTTGCTGCGGAGCGAACATGGCTACAACGGATGTTTGACCCTCTTGGATCTGCTTCTTCTCACGGGAAAGTTGGATGGTCCCGGCTGTGGGTTTGCGCCGCTCGCCGAGGAAAACAACGACCAGGGAGCGGTCGAAATGGGAACCGTCACCGAATTTCTGCCCGGTGCCCGCCCTATCGCCAGCAGCACGGATCGCGAGAGAATCGAGAAGCAATGGAAAGCCGAACTCCCGACCGACAGAGGAGTTTCCCTCATCGGCATGTTGGATCGAGCCAACGCGGGCTCCCTCAAGGCGATGTTCATCGTCGGAGAGAATCCGGTCGGAAGCCTCCCCGCCACGATCCAGGCTGAGAAATCACTGCGCAACCTCGATTTCTTGGTGTGCCAAGAGCTGTTTTTAACGGAGACGGCCGCCTTGGCCCACGTCGTGTTGCCGGCCGCTTCATCTCTGGAAAAACACGGGACGTTTACCAATACCGAGGGCCATGTTCAGGCCGTCCGGCCGGCGATCGAACCCATCGGAGAAAGCCGCCCCGATTGGGAAGTCTTTTCCGCGCTTTCCATCTTATTGGACTCGCCGATGGAGTACGCCGAAAGCAAAGAGATCCTCAAGGAAATTCGGAGTCTCATTCCAGGCTATGGTTCGCTGGGGCCCGCACCGTTGCCGCCTAAAGTTGATCGTTCGGCTGTGGATCGCTATCTCCTCGCCGGCTATCAGCGTGACCTCGCAGCCAGGTACCGGCCTATCCCACGAACGTCCAGACCGGATGGAACCGTGCGGTTGGAATTGGCACAGAGCCTGTTCCATTCCGGAAAATTATCCACACGATCGAAAGGGCTGTTACAGGTCGAAGGAAGCGGCCGGCTCCGTATCAGTCCGCTTGACGCCGCACGTTTTGCCTTGTCGGATGGAGATCGGGTCCGCCTCTCCAGCACGTCCGGGGAAATGACGACCGAGGTGAAGATTATGGAGCGGGTCCCACAAGGAACGGCATGGTTCCCGTACCACTTTGGTCAAGCCGCCGTCCGACTATTTGAATGCGTCATCGATCCGATCACCCACGTACCGGCGTTCCGGCCGGCGACGGTGTCCATCATGAAAGTGGCGTGA
- a CDS encoding NADH-ubiquinone oxidoreductase chain F — MPKHELILLKNMMQPGYTGSLTDYEKTGGYQALGNTLGKIAPSDVTAMVRKSGLRGRGGAGFPTGVKWGFLPKDYQGPRYLCCNADESEPGTFKDRQLMERDPHQVLEGIVLACYAIGAETAYIYIRGEMVLGSKILEQAIGEARVAGYIGKNILGTGINADVWVHRGAGAYICGEETALLESLEGKRGLPRIKPPFPATHGLYNKPTVVNNVETLANLPHILNKGPEWFAAIGSPPKSTGTRVFCVSGHVKRPGNYEVPMGMTVRELVYEHAGGMRSDKPMKAFIPGGASAPFLTPAHLDVKLDFEHVAAAGSMLGSGGVTVMEEGTSMVWAALRLMEFFYHESCGKCSPCREGSSWLVQTLRRILAKRGRMEDLETLSDLCKNIAGRTVCAFGDAAVAPIQSTLKHWRQEYVDLINEAEAANLIMPGQVGVGR; from the coding sequence GCTCAAGAACATGATGCAGCCCGGCTACACCGGCTCGTTGACGGACTATGAGAAGACCGGCGGCTATCAAGCCTTGGGGAACACGCTCGGAAAGATCGCTCCGTCGGATGTGACGGCGATGGTCCGCAAGTCCGGATTACGCGGCCGAGGCGGCGCCGGCTTCCCGACAGGCGTGAAATGGGGGTTTCTGCCGAAAGACTATCAAGGTCCCCGTTATCTGTGCTGCAACGCCGACGAGAGCGAGCCCGGTACGTTTAAGGATCGTCAACTCATGGAGCGGGATCCTCATCAAGTATTGGAAGGCATCGTGTTGGCGTGCTATGCCATCGGCGCGGAAACCGCCTACATCTATATCCGTGGGGAAATGGTCTTGGGCTCAAAGATCTTGGAACAGGCCATCGGCGAAGCAAGAGTCGCCGGGTATATCGGAAAGAACATTCTCGGCACCGGCATCAACGCGGACGTATGGGTGCATCGGGGAGCGGGAGCCTATATTTGCGGCGAAGAAACGGCTCTTTTGGAATCACTCGAGGGCAAACGCGGCCTTCCCCGCATCAAGCCGCCGTTTCCAGCCACGCATGGGCTTTACAATAAGCCGACGGTGGTCAATAACGTCGAGACGCTGGCGAACCTTCCCCATATCCTCAACAAAGGACCCGAGTGGTTTGCGGCGATCGGCTCTCCGCCGAAGAGCACCGGTACCAGAGTCTTCTGTGTCAGCGGGCATGTCAAACGACCGGGCAATTATGAGGTTCCGATGGGGATGACGGTCCGAGAGTTGGTGTACGAACATGCCGGCGGCATGCGGTCCGACAAGCCGATGAAAGCCTTTATTCCCGGCGGAGCTTCGGCGCCATTTCTGACGCCAGCCCATCTCGACGTGAAGCTGGATTTTGAACACGTGGCGGCGGCAGGATCGATGTTGGGATCCGGCGGCGTGACGGTGATGGAAGAAGGTACCAGCATGGTGTGGGCTGCACTTCGGCTGATGGAATTTTTCTACCATGAGTCCTGTGGGAAATGCAGTCCTTGCCGAGAAGGCAGTTCTTGGCTTGTGCAGACTCTACGCAGGATCTTGGCGAAGCGTGGTCGGATGGAGGATCTTGAAACCTTGTCGGATCTATGCAAAAACATCGCAGGCCGCACGGTCTGCGCCTTCGGGGACGCGGCAGTCGCTCCGATCCAAAGCACGCTGAAACATTGGCGGCAAGAATACGTCGACCTCATCAACGAAGCGGAAGCGGCGAATTTAATCATGCCAGGGCAAGTAGGAGTAGGACGTTAA